The Peromyscus maniculatus bairdii isolate BWxNUB_F1_BW_parent chromosome 6, HU_Pman_BW_mat_3.1, whole genome shotgun sequence genome has a segment encoding these proteins:
- the LOC102905283 gene encoding histone H2B type 1-J, with amino-acid sequence MPEPAKTAPAPKKGSKKAVSKAQKKDGKKRKRSRKESYSIYVYKVLKQVHPDTGISSKAMGIMNSFVNDIFERIAGEASRLAHYNKRSTITSREIQTAVRLLLPGELAKHAVSEGTKAVTKYTSAK; translated from the coding sequence ATGCCTGAGCCGGCTAAAACTGCCCCGGCTCCCAAGAAGGGCTCCAAGAAGGCTGTCAGCAAGGCGCAAAAGAAGGATGGCAAGAAGCGCAAGCGCAGCCGCAAGGAGAGCTACTCCATCTACGTGTACAAGGTGCTGAAGCAGGTGCACCCCGACACGGGCATCTCGTCCAAGGCCATGGGCATCATGAATTCCTTTGTTAATGACATCTTCGAGCGCATCGCAGGCGAGGCTTCGCGCCTGGCGCATTACAACAAGCGCTCGACCATCACGTCCCGGGAGATCCAGACGGCCGTGCGTCTGCTGCTGCCCGGGGAACTGGCTAAGCACGCTGTGTCCGAGGGCACCAAGGCCGTCACCAAGTACACCAGCGCCAAGTAG
- the LOC143273916 gene encoding histone H3, which produces MARTKQTARKSTGGKAPRKQLATKAARKSAPATGGVKKPHRYRPGTVALREIRRYQKSTELLIRKLPFQRLVREIAQDFKTDLRFQSSAVMALQEASEAYLVGLFEDTNLCAIHAKRVTIMPKDIQLARRIRGERA; this is translated from the coding sequence atggCTCGCACGAAGCAGACCGCCCGCAAGTCCACCGGCGGCAAGGCCCCGCGCAAGCAGCTGGCCACCAAGGCTGCCCGCAAGAGCGCGCCGGCCACGGGCGGCGTGAAGAAGCCGCACCGCTACCGGCCGGGCACCGTGGCGCTGCGCGAGATCCGGCGCTACCAGAAATCGACGGAGCTGCTGATCCGCAAGCTGCCGTTCCAGCGCCTGGTGCGCGAGATCGCGCAGGACTTCAAGACCGACCTGCGCTTCCAGAGCTCGGCCGTGATGGCGCTGCAGGAGGCGAGCGAGGCCTACCTGGTGGGTCTGTTCGAGGACACCAACCTGTGCGCCATCCACGCCAAGCGCGTCACCATCATGCCCAAGGACATCCAGCTGGCCCGCCGCATCCGCGGGGAGCGGGCCTGA
- the LOC102905913 gene encoding histone H2A type 2-A: MSGRGKQGGKARAKAKSRSSRAGLQFPVGRVHRLLRKGNYAERVGAGAPVYMAAVLEYLTAEILELAGNAARDNKKTRIIPRHLQLAIRNDEELNKLLGKVTIAQGGVLPNIQAVLLPKKTESHHKAKGK; this comes from the coding sequence ATGTCTGGTCGCGGAAAGCAAGGCGGCAAGGCCCGCGCCAAGGCCAAGTCGCGCTCGTCCCGCGCCGGCCTGCAGTTCCCGGTGGGGCGCGTGCACCGGCTGCTGCGCAAGGGCAACTACGCGGAGCGCGTGGGCGCCGGCGCGCCCGTGTACATGGCGGCCGTGCTGGAGTACCTGACGGCCGAGATCCTGGAGCTGGCGGGCAACGCGGCCCGCGACAACAAGAAGACGCGCATCATCCCGCGCCACCTGCAGCTGGCCATCCGCAACGACGAGGAGCTCAACAAGCTGCTGGGCAAAGTGACGATCGCGCAGGGCGGCGTCCTGCCCAACATCCAGGCGGTGCTGCTGCCCAAGAAGACCGAGAGCCACCACAAGGCGAAGGGCAAGTGA